From one Eucalyptus grandis isolate ANBG69807.140 chromosome 9, ASM1654582v1, whole genome shotgun sequence genomic stretch:
- the LOC104418902 gene encoding auxin-responsive protein SAUR21, whose amino-acid sequence MGLLRLPSVITNTKQAMKLQSLVTGRNHHHHRRSCSDVPNGHVAVYVGDVQRRRFLVPVTFLNHPSFRELLSRAEEEFGFDHPTGGLTIPCKEEAFIELTSRLHSSRRSSRK is encoded by the coding sequence ATGGGTCTTCTGCGCTTGCCGTCCGTTATTACCAACACAAAGCAAGCCATGAAGTTGCAGTCTCTCGTCACTGGGAGGAACCATCACCACCACCGTCGATCTTGCTCCGACGTGCCGAATGGGCACGTCGCCGTCTACGTTGGGGACGTCCAGAGGAGGCGTTTCCTGGTTCCAGTGACGTTCCTGAACCATCCCTCGTTCCGGGAGTTGCTCAGCAGGGCCGAGGAGGAATTCGGGTTTGACCACCCGACGGGCGGTCTCACCATTCCATGCAAGGAGGAGGCCTTCATTGAGCTCACTTCTCGGTTGCATTCTTCGCGCCGATcatcaagaaaataa